A genomic window from Punica granatum isolate Tunisia-2019 chromosome 2, ASM765513v2, whole genome shotgun sequence includes:
- the LOC116194106 gene encoding uncharacterized protein LOC116194106 isoform X2: MAESAKKDFDATDCWFEELGLITNGFSKENYIGKFQFGRVYRGVYVNRAVVVKIWEDEGTNYKVLPGDNARRYWEEYQLLNSYGKRGLVTLRGGWCKALQRYGMEAHPSMVESEGWCHYHGRFARVYKLDALDTLYSLIPEDSFTWSHRIKAALGLANFLEFMHIPAPDPPHLPFLICNLDAAHVIIDKDYNPAVYDYSMISGGSSLTDRRNILNQHVKGRYGYIDPNPAYQGSWSEKSDVFAYGVILLGLITKRVYSEHDRLTRSPFIYDWAWAQHDAWNSDIWGFLSSKFSLVHQSLQVDPLFKRGDGVKLTKLAMQCVNFDPHKRPTMRRVVSSLKKMHIVENNEELVGVHRLVDLDDAYEKRAELYDVYGGGGGGGGDDDDDLSGCQGIFMLKKADLTQITGHIIDRIRAFLPNEIIFPCIGCHFSRWLPSIYQEIPGGQIANKDQETHGVLTSGKHGDVRAYSRADLRLFTSDFSEENLIGRFQFGKVYRGKIGKQDVTVKIWEDNKNYLVFEGDNERRLWDELSVLQLPELVAHPYLVKLMGYCFEAECLGIVYNLKPLDTVKNLIQKDALTWLQMIKILLGLGCLLKFLHRDNPPYLPFVVDNVDVGHIMLDEDYNPVLYDLSMLVGGVIPHRSDNGRPFLLGIYGYRDPEISCQREPPHDVFAFGTIILNLTAKKLYTDGDKITVDNEDVYSFGDGSLWEPIFWQWALEAYKSKLVESGHDWSICSLVHQTLEGAPGFYPEDGPELTKLAMDCLLHGPSTRPTMEEAVDRLCGLRVVQDHARALGVKQMLQWS, from the exons ATGGCCGAAAGTGCGAAGAAAG ACTTTGACGCAACCGATTGTTGGTTCGAGGAGTTGGGATTGATCACGAATGGATTCAGCAAAGAGAATTACATTGGGAAATTCCAATTTGGTCGAGTGTACCGAGGTGTTTACGTGAACCGTGCGGTAGTTGTGAAAATATGGGAAGACGAAGGAACTAATTATAAAGTTTTGCCTGGTGATAATGCACGTAGATACTGG GAGGAATACCAGTTGCTCAATTCCTACGGTAAGAGAGGCTTAGTCACGTTGAGAGGCGGATGGTGCAAGGCCCTGCAACGTTATGGTATGGAAGCTCATCCTAGCATGGTCGAGTCGGAGGGATGGTGCCATTATCATGGAAGGTTTGCCAGGGTTTATAAACTCGATGCCCTTGACACCTTGTACAGCCTCATACCAGAAG ATAGCTTTACTTGGTCACATAGGATAAAAGCTGCACTTGGTCTGGCAAACTTCCTTGAATTTATGCACATTCCCGCTCCCGACCCACCTCACCTGCCCTTTCTCATTTGCAATCTTGATGCCGCACATGTAATTATCGACAAA GACTACAACCCAGCAGTGTATGACTACAGTATGATTTCTGGCGGATCATCTTTGACAGACAGAAGAAATATCTTAAATCAACATGTGAAGGGTCGCTACGGTTATATCGATCCAAACCCTGCTTATCAAG GTTCTTGGTCTGAGAAGTCCGATGTCTTCGCATATGGTGTTATTCTCTTAGGATTAATAACCAAAAGAGTTTACAGCGAGCATGACCGGCTGACGCGTTCCCCTTTTATTTATGATTGGGCATGGGCCCAGCATGACGCCTGGAATTCTGATATTTGGGGATTCCTGAGTTCTAAGTTTTCACTTGTGCATCAAAGCCTGCAGGTTGATCCACTTTTTAAGCGCGGCGATGGTGTCAAACTCACGAAACTGGCCATGCAATGTGTTAACTTCGACCCTCACAAGCGACCCACTATGAGAAGAGTCGTTAGCTCCTTAAAGAAGATGCATATCGTTGAGAATAATGAGGAACTTGTGGGCGTCCACAGGCTGGTTGATCTTGATGATGCTTATGAGAAGCGGGCCGAACTCTATGATGTttatggtggtggtggtggtggcggtggcgatgatgatgatgatcttTCAG GGTGTCAAGGAATATTCATGTTGAAGAAAGCAGATCTTACCCAAATCACAGGACATATCATAGATCGAATCAGAGCTTTTCTCCCTAATGAAATTATCTTCCCTTGCATCGGCTGCCACTTCTCGAGATGGCTGCCTTCCATCTACCAAGAGATCCCAGGAGGTCAGATTGCAAACAAAGATCAGGAAACCCATGGAGTACTCACATCAG GAAAGCACGGTGATGTCCGAGCGTACTCGCGCGCAGACTTGAGGCTCTTCACCAGTGATTTCAGTGAAGAGAATCTTATAGGGAGATTCCAGTTTGGTAAAGTCTATCGTGGAAAGATTGGAAAGCAAGACGTGACCGTGAAGATATGGGAAGATAACAAGAACTACTTAGTTTTTGAAGGAGACAATGAAAGAAGATTATGG GATGAACTTTCTGTGCTTCAGCTTCCGGAACTTGTGGCTCATCCTTACTTGGTCAAACTGATGGGATACTGCTTTGAAGCAGAATGTCTGGGTATTGTTTACAACCTGAAGCCATTAGACACTGTAAAGAACCTCATCCAGAAAG ATGCCCTTACATGGCTGCAAATGATAAAGATTTTGCTTGGATTGGGATGCCTTCTCAAGTTCCTCCATCGCGATAATCCACCGTATCTGCCCTTTGTGGTCGACAACGTTGATGTTGGCCACATAATGCTCGACGAG GATTATAACCCTGTACTCTACGACTTGAGTATGTTAGTTGGAGGAGTTATCCCTCATCGGTCCGACAATGGTCGTCCCTTTTTGTTGGGCATCTACGGTTATAGAGATCCAGAAATTTCTT GTCAACGGGAACCTCCGCATGATGTTTTCGCCTTCGGGACTATAATACTAAATCTGACAGCCAAAAAGTTATACACTGATGGTGATAAAATAACCGTGGATAATGAAGATGTTTATTCATTCGGAGACGGTTCATTGTGGGAGCCAATCTTCTGGCAATGGGCATTGGAGGCATACAAGTCGAAATTGGTCGAGTCGGGACATGACTGGTCCatttgctcgctcgtgcatcaaACCCTAGAGGGTGCGCCCGGGTTTTATCCCGAAGATGGCCCAGAGCTTACGAAGCTTGCCATGGATTGCCTTCTGCACGGGCCCTCTACTCGACCAACGATGGAAGAGGCAGTGGACCGGCTCTGTGGATTACGTGTGGTTCAGGATCATGCGCGGGCCCTAGGAGTTAAGCAAATGCTGCAGTGGTCGTGA
- the LOC116194106 gene encoding uncharacterized protein LOC116194106 isoform X1, with protein MAESAKKDFDATDCWFEELGLITNGFSKENYIGKFQFGRVYRGVYVNRAVVVKIWEDEGTNYKVLPGDNARRYWEEYQLLNSYGKRGLVTLRGGWCKALQRYGMEAHPSMVESEGWCHYHGRFARVYKLDALDTLYSLIPEDSFTWSHRIKAALGLANFLEFMHIPAPDPPHLPFLICNLDAAHVIIDKDYNPAVYDYSMISGGSSLTDRRNILNQHVKGRYGYIDPNPAYQGSWSEKSDVFAYGVILLGLITKRVYSEHDRLTRSPFIYDWAWAQHDAWNSDIWGFLSSKFSLVHQSLQVDPLFKRGDGVKLTKLAMQCVNFDPHKRPTMRRVVSSLKKMHIVENNEELVGVHRLVDLDDAYEKRAELYDVYGGGGGGGGDDDDDLSGCQGIFMLKKADLTQITGHIIDRIRAFLPNEIIFPCIGCHFSRWLPSIYQEIPGGQIANKDQETHGVLTSVKLQNQSGKHGDVRAYSRADLRLFTSDFSEENLIGRFQFGKVYRGKIGKQDVTVKIWEDNKNYLVFEGDNERRLWDELSVLQLPELVAHPYLVKLMGYCFEAECLGIVYNLKPLDTVKNLIQKDALTWLQMIKILLGLGCLLKFLHRDNPPYLPFVVDNVDVGHIMLDEDYNPVLYDLSMLVGGVIPHRSDNGRPFLLGIYGYRDPEISCQREPPHDVFAFGTIILNLTAKKLYTDGDKITVDNEDVYSFGDGSLWEPIFWQWALEAYKSKLVESGHDWSICSLVHQTLEGAPGFYPEDGPELTKLAMDCLLHGPSTRPTMEEAVDRLCGLRVVQDHARALGVKQMLQWS; from the exons ATGGCCGAAAGTGCGAAGAAAG ACTTTGACGCAACCGATTGTTGGTTCGAGGAGTTGGGATTGATCACGAATGGATTCAGCAAAGAGAATTACATTGGGAAATTCCAATTTGGTCGAGTGTACCGAGGTGTTTACGTGAACCGTGCGGTAGTTGTGAAAATATGGGAAGACGAAGGAACTAATTATAAAGTTTTGCCTGGTGATAATGCACGTAGATACTGG GAGGAATACCAGTTGCTCAATTCCTACGGTAAGAGAGGCTTAGTCACGTTGAGAGGCGGATGGTGCAAGGCCCTGCAACGTTATGGTATGGAAGCTCATCCTAGCATGGTCGAGTCGGAGGGATGGTGCCATTATCATGGAAGGTTTGCCAGGGTTTATAAACTCGATGCCCTTGACACCTTGTACAGCCTCATACCAGAAG ATAGCTTTACTTGGTCACATAGGATAAAAGCTGCACTTGGTCTGGCAAACTTCCTTGAATTTATGCACATTCCCGCTCCCGACCCACCTCACCTGCCCTTTCTCATTTGCAATCTTGATGCCGCACATGTAATTATCGACAAA GACTACAACCCAGCAGTGTATGACTACAGTATGATTTCTGGCGGATCATCTTTGACAGACAGAAGAAATATCTTAAATCAACATGTGAAGGGTCGCTACGGTTATATCGATCCAAACCCTGCTTATCAAG GTTCTTGGTCTGAGAAGTCCGATGTCTTCGCATATGGTGTTATTCTCTTAGGATTAATAACCAAAAGAGTTTACAGCGAGCATGACCGGCTGACGCGTTCCCCTTTTATTTATGATTGGGCATGGGCCCAGCATGACGCCTGGAATTCTGATATTTGGGGATTCCTGAGTTCTAAGTTTTCACTTGTGCATCAAAGCCTGCAGGTTGATCCACTTTTTAAGCGCGGCGATGGTGTCAAACTCACGAAACTGGCCATGCAATGTGTTAACTTCGACCCTCACAAGCGACCCACTATGAGAAGAGTCGTTAGCTCCTTAAAGAAGATGCATATCGTTGAGAATAATGAGGAACTTGTGGGCGTCCACAGGCTGGTTGATCTTGATGATGCTTATGAGAAGCGGGCCGAACTCTATGATGTttatggtggtggtggtggtggcggtggcgatgatgatgatgatcttTCAG GGTGTCAAGGAATATTCATGTTGAAGAAAGCAGATCTTACCCAAATCACAGGACATATCATAGATCGAATCAGAGCTTTTCTCCCTAATGAAATTATCTTCCCTTGCATCGGCTGCCACTTCTCGAGATGGCTGCCTTCCATCTACCAAGAGATCCCAGGAGGTCAGATTGCAAACAAAGATCAGGAAACCCATGGAGTACTCACATCAG TTAAGTTGCAAAATCAATCAGGAAAGCACGGTGATGTCCGAGCGTACTCGCGCGCAGACTTGAGGCTCTTCACCAGTGATTTCAGTGAAGAGAATCTTATAGGGAGATTCCAGTTTGGTAAAGTCTATCGTGGAAAGATTGGAAAGCAAGACGTGACCGTGAAGATATGGGAAGATAACAAGAACTACTTAGTTTTTGAAGGAGACAATGAAAGAAGATTATGG GATGAACTTTCTGTGCTTCAGCTTCCGGAACTTGTGGCTCATCCTTACTTGGTCAAACTGATGGGATACTGCTTTGAAGCAGAATGTCTGGGTATTGTTTACAACCTGAAGCCATTAGACACTGTAAAGAACCTCATCCAGAAAG ATGCCCTTACATGGCTGCAAATGATAAAGATTTTGCTTGGATTGGGATGCCTTCTCAAGTTCCTCCATCGCGATAATCCACCGTATCTGCCCTTTGTGGTCGACAACGTTGATGTTGGCCACATAATGCTCGACGAG GATTATAACCCTGTACTCTACGACTTGAGTATGTTAGTTGGAGGAGTTATCCCTCATCGGTCCGACAATGGTCGTCCCTTTTTGTTGGGCATCTACGGTTATAGAGATCCAGAAATTTCTT GTCAACGGGAACCTCCGCATGATGTTTTCGCCTTCGGGACTATAATACTAAATCTGACAGCCAAAAAGTTATACACTGATGGTGATAAAATAACCGTGGATAATGAAGATGTTTATTCATTCGGAGACGGTTCATTGTGGGAGCCAATCTTCTGGCAATGGGCATTGGAGGCATACAAGTCGAAATTGGTCGAGTCGGGACATGACTGGTCCatttgctcgctcgtgcatcaaACCCTAGAGGGTGCGCCCGGGTTTTATCCCGAAGATGGCCCAGAGCTTACGAAGCTTGCCATGGATTGCCTTCTGCACGGGCCCTCTACTCGACCAACGATGGAAGAGGCAGTGGACCGGCTCTGTGGATTACGTGTGGTTCAGGATCATGCGCGGGCCCTAGGAGTTAAGCAAATGCTGCAGTGGTCGTGA